GTAATCCAATATTGAAACCACCCAACTCGGAAACATTACCAACGGTATCAGTGTCCCCGATAGCAGTTCAATGCTCGCAGTCGTAGCAAAGAGAACCCCTGCATTATTTTCTATATGAAAAGTCGTGAGACCGACCAGAAAAGCAATGCCAGCGTAAATCAAAACTCCCAACGCCAGACTCACAATGAATGGCATTGTACTATCCGGCGGCATCAATCCGACAAATAACGCCCAGATCGTTAAGACGGTGGCACCTCTGAAAAGCAGCTGAAACAGAATTCCGCCAAAAGCCCGAAAATAGATGTAGAGCTGGTAACCGACAGGCTTTAAAAGATTCATAATGAGTTCTCCACTATGATACTGACCGCTCATCTCACGAGAAATTCCACCAGAAAGCTCATTGACAATAAACCGGAACACACCGGCAATCGCCACGTATGTGACCATGTCCTCTAAGGCATACCCGCGAATCGTCCTGCCATCCGCGAGAATTGCCTTCCAGAGAAAATAATTGACAATTATTATCAGAAGATATTCCGTTAGGACCAAGAAAAAATGGGCGCGGTAGCTTAAGCGATCAATAAAACGGATTTTACTAAATCTCGTGTAAATCCTGAAGCGGGTCCAAAATTTTCTGAAGTATACCATTGCGATGTGTCCTGATATAAAGTGTTAGAGATCCCACAAATAAGAAACTTTCGCGACGATAACCCGATTTTCTAATAGGAGCCGTCTTGCCAAGGTGTACCGACTCTCATTATAAGCCAAGAAAAAGTGACTTTTCGGACTATATTCCCAACCGATAAGCCCGCTAATAAGATATCTGAGATCCGTTTCTTTTTGGCTATAATATGTTTGACCCCAAAAGGCTTGGGTGGATAACCGAAAAAAGAGGTCTTTGGTCAAAAG
This DNA window, taken from Candidatus Poribacteria bacterium, encodes the following:
- a CDS encoding ABC-2 family transporter protein, which produces MVYFRKFWTRFRIYTRFSKIRFIDRLSYRAHFFLVLTEYLLIIIVNYFLWKAILADGRTIRGYALEDMVTYVAIAGVFRFIVNELSGGISREMSGQYHSGELIMNLLKPVGYQLYIYFRAFGGILFQLLFRGATVLTIWALFVGLMPPDSTMPFIVSLALGVLIYAGIAFLVGLTTFHIENNAGVLFATTASIELLSGTLIPLVMFPSWVVSILDYLPFKMIFYIPMQIYLGRLGVEETVSALIVQAIWASTLSIAGFCLFRASVRKLTIQGG